From Paenibacillus sp. FSL H8-0537:
AGCTGCTGAATAAAAGTTGTAATTGGCTTTTTTCCCTTCAGCATATGGCGGTCCTTCTCTTCCAGAAAATCAATTACACAGAACAGGTCCGCATCAGGGTAAATATTCAGCAGTTGTTCCACTACCTTCTCTGAACCTGCATAGGTTACCAGCCATTCATGAACGATAGCCACTCTCATAGGGCAACTCCTTTGTCTTATGGCATATAGGGGAAAGCTGCGTGAAAAGGTTGGTCTCCGCTAATCCTTTTTGCCATTTTTTAATTTCAATAAGCGCCTTTACGCAGCAGCACAATAATGACTGTGCGATATAATATTTTCAGATCCAGCCATACGGACTGGTTGTAGACGTAAAAAAGCTCCAGATCGACGCGCTCAGGATACCCAACGTCGCTGCGTCCGCTTACCTGCCAATAGCCGGTTACTCCCGGCTTGACCGATAGGAAGGGGACCGCCTTCTCTCCGTATTCCTTCAGCTCGTCACGCACGATCGGGCGCGGTCCTACCAGACTCATCTCGCCCTTCAGCACATTGATGAGCTGGGGAAGCTCGTCCAGGCTCGTTTTGCGCAGGATGCTGCCGATTTTGGTTACGCGTGGATCTTCGGAGGGATCAAGCTTGTAGCTGTTGTCGATATATTTTTTGTACAATACCGGGTCGGCGCGCAGCCGCTGCTCGGCATCATGCAGCATGGAACGAAACTTGATGATGCTGAACGTATTTCCCTTATGTCCAATCCGCTTCTGCTTGAAAAATACCGTGCCTTTCGGATCGCTGATCTTAATGAGCAACGCGACGAGCATGAACACCGGAAGCAGAAAGACAATTCCCGCAATCGAGCAAACGACATCAATAATCCGCTTCGCTGCGGCTTGCAGCGAGAGAGTCAGCGTGCGGGTTTCCGACTTGTATTGTGGCCGATTTACACTCATACGCTATCCCTCCTCAGTGCTTGGAGCTGGCTGGCCTGCTGCTGCTCGACAATTTCCTCAAGCGCCGTCATCAGCGGAAGCTTAAGCTCCTTATTGCGCAGAGCGAAGTCGATCGTCGTTAAAATAAAGCCAAGCTTTTCTCCGACATCATAACGTTTGCCTTCAAAATCATATGCAAAAACGCCTTCGCTTTCATTCAGCTTTTGAATCGCGTCTGTTAATTGAATTTCATCGCCGGCACCCTTCTCCTGAAGCTCCAGAAAATCAAAAATTTCCGGCGTCAGCACATAACGGCCCATAATCGCCAAATTGGACGGGGCATGTCCTGGCTTCGGCTTCTCGACGAAACGGTTGACCTGCACGAGCCGGCTGCCTTCTACTTCCATCCCTACCGGATCGACAATTCCATATCGCTGCGTCTGATCGACAGCTACGGTCTGAACACCGATGACCGATTTGCCCGTCGCATCATATTGTTCAATGAGCTGCCTTGTGCAAGGCACCTCGGATTCGACAATATCATCGCCAAGCAGAACGGCGAATGGTTCATTGCCAATAAATTTGCGGGCGCACCATACAGCATGGCCGAGCCCTTTTGCTTCTTTTTGACGAATATAATGGATCGTTACATTGGAGGAACGCTGTACCGCTTGCAGCAGCTCCAGCTTTCCTTTCTCAATCAACGTATGCTCGAGCTCAAATGCGATATCAAAATGGTCCTCAATGGCCCGCTTCCCTTTGCCTGTTACGATAATAATGTCTTCGATACCGGATGCGATGGCTTCTTCGACGATGTATTGAATCGTCGGCTTGTCGACAATCGGCAGCATCTCCTTCGGCATTGCTTTCGTTGCAGGCAAGAAGCGCGTTCCAAGTCCAGCTGCAGGAATAATTGCTTTTGTCACTTTTTTCATCATCCATCACCCTATCCTTCTTCGATTTTTTTATTTAATTTGGAAGCAGTTCATGGGAGTTAAAAGTTCCAGCTATACTCTCGTGTGTCTGGCTCCTCTCCTATACATGATCGTATAGCTCGAACTTCTAAATGCTTTCACTCCTTTTCGCCCGTTTTTCTGCACGTAATAGTGGGGAGGAGTTCGGTGAAAGGGAATCGGCGCTGCGTGAAAGGTTTGGATTACGATCGCCATTGCCCTTTGATTTCTTTGAATTAAACCGCTCAGCGGTAGAAATCAAAGGACAAAAGCGAACGCTACGCTTCTCCATTCCAAACCTTTCACTCCGCTTGCCCCTTTCACCTAAACTCCTCACTAAATTAAAGGGCATCTAACCCCTCCTCACCCCACACCACCGACGCTCAACGTCTAAGGCCGTTCGCGGCCCACAGCATGATCGAGTGCCTCCAGTGATATAGGTGCAGGAGACATTACCCAAGGTGAAACGGCTGTCGCCATCCTTTGGCGGCGCGGCGCGTTTCATTCCGAGAAATATAGAGAAAGGATGAGGAAATCATATACTTTCCTATATTTCAAGGTGAAACGGCTGTCGCCGTCCTTTGGCGGCGCGGCGCGTTTCATTCCGAGAAATATAGAGAAAGGATGAAAAATCATATTCTTTCCTATATTTCAAGGTGAAACGGCTGTCGCCGTCCTTTGGCGGCGCGGCGCGTTTCATTCCGAGAAATATAGAGAAAGGATGAAAAATCATATTCTTTCCTATATTTCAAGGTGAAACGGCTGAAGCCGTCCTTTGGCAGCAAAGCTACCGTTTCGCGATGAAATATAAGCCCATTAATAACCGTGAAACTTATTAATTCTTATATTTTCAAAAAAACAAATGGCTAGCAGTTGTTGAATCACTTCAATTTCGGTTTAAAAATAGTGATGAAAATGGCGGAACGGAATGAAAGGCTTGAGCTGGAGAAGCGTAGCGTTCGTTTTTACCCTTGCATTCCCCCCTATTAGGGGGCTCATTCGAGGAATGCAAGGGTAATGGCGATCGGAGGCCAAGCCTTTCATGCAGTGGAGCCTTTTTCATTCACGCTTTTAAAATAACAATTAAGAGATTAAAAATACTTAAAACGAAGCCTCAAACTCACTGATAGTAATATAAATACCCTTCCGAGCTGCTCCGCTTGATTTTATTGAGCACTACCCCTAAAATCCTCGCTTTCACATGCTCCAGGCTCGCCTTCGCTTTAATCGCGGCTTCCTTCTTCACTGTGCCGGAATCGATGACGAGGACGACGCCGTCGGACTTGGATGCTACGATTTGCGCATCCGTCACGACCATGATCGGCGGGGTGTCGACAATGATAATGTCGTAATGCTCCTTCATTTTTTCCAGCAGTTGGTCCATTCGCTTGGATGCCAGCATCTCCGAAGGATTCGGCGGAACCGGACCTGCTGGTAAAATGCTGAGCCCGCTCACCGAGGTGGTCTGAATCGCGGCCTCCCATTCCTTCTGATTGCTCAGCACCGAGGTTAATCCAACCTGATTGGATACTCGGAACAGCTGATGCTGCGTCGGCTTGCGCATATCGGCATCAATCAGCAGCACCTTCTTGTTCGACTGGGCATAGGTGACGGCAATGTTCGCCGAGGTTGTGCTTTTTCCTTCATTCATCTTCGTGGAGGTCACCATCAGGGTGCGAATTTCTTCCTCCAAATTGGAGAAATCAATATTCGTTCTAAGGATGCGGTAAGCCTCCGATATCGGCGACTTGGGGTTCGTTTCCGTAATGAGCGGCCAATTAGGCTTCGAACGTGACATTATTTTTCCCCCTCATCGGTTGGTCTATCGAATTGTCCTTGTGCTTGC
This genomic window contains:
- the galU gene encoding UTP--glucose-1-phosphate uridylyltransferase GalU; this encodes MKKVTKAIIPAAGLGTRFLPATKAMPKEMLPIVDKPTIQYIVEEAIASGIEDIIIVTGKGKRAIEDHFDIAFELEHTLIEKGKLELLQAVQRSSNVTIHYIRQKEAKGLGHAVWCARKFIGNEPFAVLLGDDIVESEVPCTRQLIEQYDATGKSVIGVQTVAVDQTQRYGIVDPVGMEVEGSRLVQVNRFVEKPKPGHAPSNLAIMGRYVLTPEIFDFLELQEKGAGDEIQLTDAIQKLNESEGVFAYDFEGKRYDVGEKLGFILTTIDFALRNKELKLPLMTALEEIVEQQQASQLQALRRDSV
- a CDS encoding sugar transferase; translation: MSVNRPQYKSETRTLTLSLQAAAKRIIDVVCSIAGIVFLLPVFMLVALLIKISDPKGTVFFKQKRIGHKGNTFSIIKFRSMLHDAEQRLRADPVLYKKYIDNSYKLDPSEDPRVTKIGSILRKTSLDELPQLINVLKGEMSLVGPRPIVRDELKEYGEKAVPFLSVKPGVTGYWQVSGRSDVGYPERVDLELFYVYNQSVWLDLKILYRTVIIVLLRKGAY
- a CDS encoding CpsD/CapB family tyrosine-protein kinase, which codes for MSRSKPNWPLITETNPKSPISEAYRILRTNIDFSNLEEEIRTLMVTSTKMNEGKSTTSANIAVTYAQSNKKVLLIDADMRKPTQHQLFRVSNQVGLTSVLSNQKEWEAAIQTTSVSGLSILPAGPVPPNPSEMLASKRMDQLLEKMKEHYDIIIVDTPPIMVVTDAQIVASKSDGVVLVIDSGTVKKEAAIKAKASLEHVKARILGVVLNKIKRSSSEGYLYYYQ